TGGCCCGGGCGTAAATGCGCTCGTCCGGGGGCAGCACGACCACATCCCGGCACTGTTTGAGCGCATCCTTCAGGCGCATCCCTTTGCGCAGGCCGGCCTGGCGGGCCTCAAACGACAGCGCCAGCACCTGCGCCCGTGCCCCAGGCGGCGCGATGACTACCGGATAGCCCCGGAGCCGCGGGTTGCGCAGGCGCTCCACCTGCACCGGAAAGGCGGTGGCGTCGGCGTATATGATGGCACGCGGTTGCATATGGTGTACATTAGTTCACCTTATCGGGCAAAAAAAGAGACGCCCTGCACAACTTCTCCTCAGCAGGTCACCAGAACCTCGCTCTCGCCAGCCCTTAGCCAAAGTGGCGGATGAGCCCCACCACTTTCCCTTGAATGCTCCATGCCTCCTCAGGATAGATGTCACTAAACGCGGGGTTCTCTGCCTTCAGGTAGCGCTTTTCACCCTTGATCACCAGTCGCTTGATGGTCACCTCCTCGCCGATGAGGGCGGCCACCACGTCGCCGTTATCTGCCTCTTTCGTGGATTTGACGATGACGATGTCGCCGTCCAGGATACCGGCGTCCTTCATGCTATCGCCGCGCACGCGCAACGCAAAGTGTGCCCCTTTGGAGCGGAGAAACGTGCCTGGCAGGTGCAGGTAATCCTCGATGTTTTGCTGTGCCAGTACCGGGCGACCCGCGGTGATGGTCCCCAACAGGGGCACACGCACCTCGCGCTCGCGGCTCTGCTCGGCGCGCGGCCGCAGCAGCCTGATGCCCCGCGCCAGACTGGAGCGGGAGATGTAGCCCTTCTTGACCAACGCATCCAGGTGCTTGGTGACCGCGGTCTTGGAGGTTACGCCGAGCTCGTCGGCCAGCTCCTGCAGCGTCGGAGGGGCGCCCTCGTTGACCCGCCGGGTGATAAGGCTCAGCACCAGAGCCTGTTTCGGCGTCAATTCGTCCATGCCTTTCCCCTGAAATCGGGTTGTGGTGTACATTTGTGCACCATAAATATACAGTCGTCCTCGTGAAAAGTCAAGAGGAATTTTTGTTTGCAGGAAAATTTTTTTGTGCCACACAACCGGCCCAATGCTCATGGAAGTCACCTCTACCTGCTCCAAACCCGTAGCCTCGTGCGATACGCTTTCACCAGACCTCGCGGGACGACTCCATGCACTCA
The genomic region above belongs to Calditrichota bacterium and contains:
- the lexA gene encoding transcriptional repressor LexA yields the protein MDELTPKQALVLSLITRRVNEGAPPTLQELADELGVTSKTAVTKHLDALVKKGYISRSSLARGIRLLRPRAEQSREREVRVPLLGTITAGRPVLAQQNIEDYLHLPGTFLRSKGAHFALRVRGDSMKDAGILDGDIVIVKSTKEADNGDVVAALIGEEVTIKRLVIKGEKRYLKAENPAFSDIYPEEAWSIQGKVVGLIRHFG